A single genomic interval of uncultured Desulfobulbus sp. harbors:
- the ercA gene encoding alcohol dehydrogenase-like regulatory protein ErcA, protein MLTELNIRKFLAPEIIFGDGAIELLGRFALNFGAGRVFIVTDQGIVAAGILERAQTILSDSGVQSVVYDRVSPNPRESEVMEAAELYRQAKCDIIIALGGGSPMDCAKGVSIVSANNKHILEFQGVDNVEIPGPPLICVPTTSGSSADVSQFAIINNTTDKVKIAIISKTVVPDLALLDPGLTLTMDRHLTLCTGMDALVHAVEAYVSSANSPLTDIHALEAIRLIHQYLPLVVEKLDDIDLREQMMLASLEAGLAFSNASLGAVHALAHSLGGLLDLPHGECNTLLLDVVMRYNYEAAAERYDRIGEIFNVAVAELPQEDRCQAIFDAIQRFKEQLGFISGLSKRGVQLEDIPLLSRKALADPCMVTNPRRLELADIEAIFEEAF, encoded by the coding sequence ATGTTGACTGAGTTGAACATACGGAAATTTCTTGCTCCGGAAATCATTTTCGGAGACGGCGCCATTGAGCTCCTGGGGCGGTTCGCCCTGAACTTCGGTGCCGGGCGGGTTTTTATCGTGACCGATCAGGGCATCGTCGCCGCCGGGATTCTCGAGCGGGCGCAAACGATTCTTTCCGACTCTGGCGTTCAGTCCGTTGTCTACGATCGGGTCAGTCCCAATCCCCGGGAAAGCGAGGTGATGGAGGCGGCCGAGCTCTACCGGCAAGCCAAGTGTGACATCATCATTGCTCTGGGCGGCGGCAGTCCGATGGATTGCGCTAAAGGAGTATCCATCGTCTCTGCCAACAACAAACATATCTTGGAATTTCAAGGGGTTGATAACGTTGAAATTCCTGGGCCACCGCTGATCTGTGTGCCCACCACCTCCGGCTCCTCGGCCGACGTCTCCCAGTTTGCCATCATCAACAACACCACCGACAAGGTCAAGATCGCCATCATCAGCAAAACCGTGGTCCCGGATTTGGCCTTGCTCGACCCAGGCCTGACCCTGACCATGGATCGTCACCTGACCTTGTGTACCGGCATGGATGCCCTGGTCCATGCGGTTGAGGCCTATGTCAGTTCTGCCAACTCCCCGTTGACCGATATTCATGCCCTGGAAGCCATTCGTCTGATTCATCAATATCTGCCCCTGGTTGTTGAGAAGCTGGATGATATTGACCTACGGGAACAGATGATGTTGGCGAGCCTGGAGGCGGGGTTGGCCTTTTCCAATGCCAGCCTAGGCGCTGTTCATGCCTTGGCCCACAGTCTGGGGGGCCTGCTCGACCTGCCCCACGGTGAATGCAACACCCTGCTGTTGGATGTGGTCATGCGATATAACTATGAGGCCGCTGCCGAACGATACGACCGGATCGGCGAGATCTTTAATGTGGCGGTGGCTGAGCTGCCCCAGGAGGATCGTTGCCAGGCTATTTTCGATGCCATTCAGCGCTTTAAGGAACAACTCGGTTTTATATCCGGCCTGAGTAAGCGCGGGGTGCAGCTGGAGGATATTCCCCTGTTATCGCGTAAGGCACTGGCCGATCCCTGTATGGTCACCAATCCACGCCGGCTGGAGTTGGCAGATATCGAAGCGATTTTTGAGGAGGCGTTCTAG
- a CDS encoding GNAT family N-acetyltransferase has protein sequence MTIFGNKIFTIRLLLRRIEVFDAPLLALWSKDPLAYGSYLTPEHHTVETLEAQIKSGMLWSKRNKSFLMELRDGTPLGTIQYWMRPEDPNTAVMALKLANPELRGKGYGTEAQKYLILFLFDRLNIRRVEMYTDINNQAQQRCLQKLGFELIQALPYTDQQVQRQGYLYRLEWQRFINEPIYQYHYA, from the coding sequence ATGACCATCTTCGGCAACAAGATCTTCACCATCCGTCTGTTGCTGCGGCGCATCGAGGTCTTCGATGCGCCGCTTCTGGCCCTGTGGAGCAAGGATCCGCTTGCCTATGGTTCCTATCTGACCCCGGAGCACCACACGGTGGAGACCCTTGAGGCACAGATCAAATCAGGAATGCTCTGGAGCAAACGAAACAAGAGTTTTCTCATGGAACTTCGGGATGGGACCCCGTTGGGCACCATTCAGTATTGGATGCGTCCCGAAGATCCCAATACGGCGGTGATGGCCCTTAAGCTCGCCAATCCGGAGCTGCGCGGAAAGGGATACGGCACCGAGGCGCAAAAGTACCTGATTTTGTTTCTTTTTGATCGGCTCAACATTCGCCGGGTCGAGATGTATACCGATATCAACAATCAGGCCCAACAGCGCTGTCTGCAAAAACTTGGCTTCGAGCTCATTCAGGCCCTGCCGTATACCGATCAGCAGGTACAGCGGCAGGGATATCTGTATCGTCTGGAATGGCAGCGCTTCATCAATGAACCCATCTACCAGTATCACTATGCATAA
- a CDS encoding YkgJ family cysteine cluster protein, whose translation MSKNVIPDETTLKTIFAECRQCGTCCKSYRRIPLQPDEVDFIRKMGGHVGIDITLAQLRHKSMQQLEAEALTAGKVYMIHPDDKGCVFLRKVNGRYQCAIYHYRPRTCRGFRCTLADSSFLELFGRDSIHLLGQDRFGIPFSPTDVAQNSRR comes from the coding sequence ATGAGCAAAAACGTTATCCCTGATGAAACAACCCTGAAGACCATCTTCGCCGAGTGCCGCCAATGCGGGACCTGCTGTAAATCGTACCGGAGGATCCCTCTTCAGCCCGATGAGGTGGATTTTATCCGCAAGATGGGCGGTCATGTCGGTATCGACATTACCCTGGCGCAGCTTCGCCATAAATCCATGCAGCAACTGGAGGCGGAAGCCCTGACGGCAGGCAAGGTGTACATGATCCATCCCGATGACAAGGGCTGCGTCTTTCTACGCAAGGTGAATGGCAGGTATCAATGCGCAATTTACCACTATCGTCCCCGCACCTGCCGAGGGTTCCGCTGTACGCTGGCAGATTCCAGCTTTCTCGAACTCTTTGGCCGCGACAGTATTCATCTCCTGGGCCAGGATCGTTTCGGAATCCCGTTTTCTCCGACGGATGTTGCGCAAAATTCGCGGAGGTAA
- a CDS encoding efflux RND transporter permease subunit: MSDQQPLHPGFAGRLAATFVGSKLTLIGLVASLLLGLLALAQLPREEEPQIKVPMIDVMVAMPGATPKEVEQRLAIPMEKLLYELPGIEYIYSTSMPGRCLLIARFYVGEDFEKSIVSLNQKLQTNFDRIPHGVSQPLIKPHTIDDVPILALTLHSKVYDHSTLRRLAAQVDDAVKSIFEVAETKVIGGNRRQLRVQFDPLLLTARNLSPADLVRHLQEANRQSLSGTLRAENHEILLQTGTFLTSAKEAGRIVVGVHGGKPVYLDEVATIVDGPEEPQSYVLFGAREGNPEAAVTLSVAKRPGANAVHVVETVLHKVESLKGTLIPPEIEVSITRDYGETAAEKSNELLYHMGIAVFGVALLILLFLGWRESIIVLLAIPSTLSLTLLLFYLYGYTLNRITLFALIFSIGILVDDAIVVVENIVRHMRLPENRQASLKDIAVAAVIEVGNPTILATWAVIAAILPMAFVGGLMGPYMRPIPIGASAAMVFSLLIAFTVTPWAAIRILRKPSGTTASQSHDPDHAPDDWFTRLYHRIMDPLLAHAGWRLIFFASIIGMLLISCSLVYFGKVRVKMLPFDNKSEFQIVLDMPEGSPLEQTTRVALEMAEVIGREPEVVNYQVYAGTASPYNFNGLVRHYFLRSGATVADIQVNLKAKGERDSQSHAIAKRVRPEIAEIAARYGATVAVAEVPPGPPVLQTLVAEIYGPDDVSRLALATKVKEIFSSTDGVVDIDWYRESERSKLVLTVDKEKAALNGLSEAEIAQAIDMGLSGKSIDLFHQPRDKEEIEVLLQLPQAQRARIDNLLNIALRPAANPQAPLIPLRELVRVSEQPVEQPIYRKNLKPVLYVTGDVAGAAESPVYPILEMNKKLQALSGDQFGGLAGPITIYNLNQPFLEQQPSMKWDGEWHITLEVFRDLGLAFCVVMVLIYMLMVGWFKDYIIPLVVMAAIPFSLIGILPAHWGLGAFFTATSMIGFMAGAGIVVRNSIILVDFIELRLSHGLPLAEAVVEAGAIRFRPMLLTALAVVVGASVILADPIFQGLAISLMFGEIASLLISRMAVPVLYFMVQQRKQGA, encoded by the coding sequence ATGAGTGATCAGCAACCACTTCATCCCGGTTTTGCCGGACGGCTGGCAGCGACCTTTGTCGGCTCCAAACTCACCCTGATCGGCCTGGTGGCCTCGCTGCTGCTGGGATTGTTGGCCCTGGCGCAACTGCCGCGTGAAGAGGAACCCCAGATCAAGGTACCGATGATCGATGTCATGGTGGCCATGCCCGGTGCCACGCCCAAGGAGGTGGAACAGCGGCTGGCCATCCCCATGGAAAAGCTGCTCTACGAGCTGCCCGGGATCGAATACATCTACTCCACCTCCATGCCCGGCAGATGCCTGCTGATCGCCCGCTTTTACGTGGGGGAGGATTTTGAAAAATCCATTGTCAGCCTTAACCAGAAGCTGCAGACCAACTTCGACCGTATCCCCCATGGCGTATCCCAGCCCCTGATCAAGCCGCACACCATCGATGATGTGCCCATCCTCGCGTTGACCCTCCACTCCAAGGTCTATGACCACTCAACCCTGCGCCGTCTGGCAGCCCAGGTCGACGATGCGGTCAAATCCATCTTCGAGGTGGCCGAGACCAAAGTGATCGGCGGCAACCGCAGGCAGCTGCGGGTCCAGTTCGATCCGCTTTTGCTCACTGCCCGCAACCTGAGCCCGGCGGATTTGGTACGCCATCTGCAGGAGGCCAATCGCCAATCCTTGTCCGGGACCCTGCGTGCCGAGAACCATGAGATCCTGCTGCAGACCGGTACCTTTTTGACCTCCGCCAAAGAGGCCGGACGAATCGTCGTCGGGGTGCATGGCGGCAAGCCAGTCTATCTTGACGAGGTGGCCACCATCGTCGACGGCCCTGAAGAGCCGCAGTCCTATGTGCTGTTCGGCGCTCGCGAGGGCAACCCCGAGGCCGCGGTGACCCTGTCGGTGGCCAAGCGCCCGGGCGCCAATGCGGTGCATGTGGTGGAGACCGTACTGCACAAGGTGGAGAGCCTCAAAGGCACCCTGATTCCGCCGGAGATCGAAGTGAGCATCACCCGCGACTACGGGGAGACCGCTGCGGAAAAATCCAATGAACTGCTCTACCACATGGGGATCGCCGTTTTCGGTGTGGCCCTCCTGATCCTGCTCTTTCTCGGCTGGCGCGAGTCGATCATCGTCCTTTTGGCGATCCCCTCGACCCTGTCGCTGACCCTGCTGCTCTTTTATCTCTACGGCTATACCCTCAACCGCATCACCCTCTTTGCCCTGATCTTCTCCATCGGCATCCTTGTGGACGATGCCATTGTCGTGGTGGAGAACATCGTCCGCCACATGCGTTTGCCCGAGAACCGGCAGGCCTCGCTCAAGGACATTGCGGTGGCCGCGGTGATTGAGGTCGGCAATCCGACGATCCTCGCCACCTGGGCGGTTATCGCCGCCATCCTCCCCATGGCCTTTGTCGGCGGGCTGATGGGCCCCTACATGCGGCCAATCCCCATCGGTGCCTCGGCCGCCATGGTCTTTTCCCTGCTGATCGCCTTTACCGTGACCCCCTGGGCCGCCATCCGCATCCTGCGCAAGCCCTCAGGCACGACTGCCAGCCAGAGTCACGACCCGGATCATGCACCGGATGACTGGTTCACCCGGCTCTACCACCGAATCATGGATCCCCTGCTTGCCCATGCAGGCTGGCGGCTGATCTTCTTTGCCTCCATCATCGGCATGCTGCTCATCTCCTGTTCCCTGGTCTACTTCGGCAAGGTCAGGGTGAAGATGCTGCCCTTTGACAACAAGTCCGAATTCCAGATCGTGCTCGATATGCCCGAGGGCTCCCCCCTGGAACAGACCACCCGGGTTGCCCTGGAGATGGCCGAGGTGATCGGCAGGGAACCGGAGGTGGTCAACTACCAGGTCTATGCCGGCACCGCCTCGCCTTACAACTTCAATGGGCTGGTGCGCCATTATTTCCTCCGTTCCGGAGCCACCGTTGCCGATATTCAGGTGAACCTCAAGGCCAAGGGTGAGCGTGACAGCCAGAGCCATGCGATCGCCAAGCGGGTGCGCCCGGAAATCGCCGAGATCGCTGCCCGGTACGGCGCCACCGTGGCGGTGGCCGAGGTGCCGCCCGGTCCCCCGGTGCTGCAGACCCTGGTTGCCGAGATCTACGGGCCTGACGACGTCAGCCGCCTCGCCCTGGCCACCAAGGTGAAGGAGATCTTTTCCTCAACCGATGGAGTGGTGGATATCGACTGGTACCGGGAGAGCGAACGGAGCAAACTGGTGCTGACCGTGGATAAGGAGAAGGCGGCTCTCAACGGCCTTTCCGAGGCGGAAATCGCCCAGGCCATCGACATGGGCCTTTCGGGAAAATCGATCGATCTGTTCCACCAGCCCCGTGACAAGGAGGAGATCGAAGTCCTCCTCCAGCTGCCGCAGGCCCAGCGGGCCCGAATCGACAACCTGCTCAACATCGCCCTGCGGCCCGCCGCCAATCCGCAGGCGCCGCTCATTCCCCTGCGCGAATTGGTACGGGTGAGTGAGCAGCCGGTGGAGCAGCCCATCTACCGCAAAAATCTCAAACCGGTGCTCTATGTGACCGGGGATGTGGCCGGTGCCGCAGAAAGCCCGGTCTATCCGATCCTGGAGATGAACAAAAAGCTCCAGGCCCTCAGTGGTGACCAGTTCGGCGGTCTGGCTGGCCCGATCACTATCTACAACCTCAACCAGCCCTTTCTCGAGCAGCAGCCGTCGATGAAGTGGGACGGTGAGTGGCATATCACCCTGGAGGTCTTCCGCGATCTCGGACTGGCCTTCTGCGTGGTCATGGTGCTGATCTACATGCTCATGGTCGGCTGGTTCAAGGACTACATCATCCCCCTGGTGGTGATGGCGGCGATTCCCTTCTCGCTGATCGGCATCCTCCCGGCCCACTGGGGGTTAGGCGCCTTTTTCACCGCCACCTCGATGATCGGCTTCATGGCCGGAGCGGGTATCGTGGTGCGCAACTCGATCATTCTGGTCGACTTTATCGAGCTGCGCCTCAGCCACGGTCTGCCGCTGGCCGAGGCTGTGGTCGAGGCCGGTGCGATCCGCTTTCGTCCCATGCTGCTCACCGCGCTGGCAGTGGTGGTGGGCGCCTCGGTCATCCTGGCCGACCCGATCTTCCAGGGGCTGGCCATCTCGCTCATGTTCGGCGAGATCGCCTCGCTTTTGATCAGCCGCATGGCCGTGCCGGTGCTCTACTTCATGGTGCAGCAACGAAAACAGGGTGCCTGA
- a CDS encoding histone deacetylase, translated as MHKARGILFDRRYFDHGIPLNSLENAARVRGLYQRLESERYRDRFSIFRPREASTTDIEAVHSSFYLEQLREHVNLHDPYSYDRDTYLMEQSLYTAALAAGGCLELADQILSGTIDYGFALVRPPGHHAEPGRGMGFCLFNNVAITAQYLRRVYGLQRILIIDFDVHHGNGTQAVFYESEQVLFCSIHQEKLFPFTGLAQEIGADRGRGYTINLPVHQQFADQEYLYLLSRVLGSVVEQYLPQIILVSAGYDAHKDDTISRILLTTQWYGVVTELLKFLAHEACNDRLLFILEGGYNPLSLESSVLATVDSLLLPPGKRPGVSHSDRGAKILEQHPLHAFWTL; from the coding sequence ATGCATAAGGCACGGGGAATCCTCTTTGATCGAAGATATTTCGATCATGGCATCCCTTTGAACTCGTTGGAGAATGCCGCCCGCGTCCGGGGCCTCTACCAGAGGCTGGAATCGGAACGCTACCGGGATCGCTTTTCCATCTTCCGTCCCCGTGAGGCGTCAACAACCGACATCGAGGCGGTGCATTCAAGCTTTTACCTGGAGCAACTGCGCGAGCATGTGAATCTCCATGATCCGTACTCCTATGATCGGGACACCTATCTCATGGAGCAGAGTCTCTATACGGCAGCTCTGGCCGCCGGAGGCTGCCTCGAACTCGCCGACCAGATTCTCAGCGGTACCATTGATTACGGATTTGCCCTTGTCAGGCCTCCGGGGCATCATGCCGAACCTGGACGGGGCATGGGATTTTGCCTGTTCAACAATGTGGCGATCACGGCCCAGTATCTGCGGCGGGTTTATGGCCTGCAGCGGATTCTGATCATCGATTTCGACGTCCATCACGGCAACGGTACCCAGGCTGTTTTTTATGAAAGCGAACAGGTCCTGTTCTGCTCGATCCATCAGGAAAAACTCTTTCCCTTTACCGGGCTGGCGCAGGAGATAGGGGCGGACAGGGGGCGGGGGTATACCATCAACCTGCCGGTTCATCAGCAGTTTGCCGACCAGGAGTACCTCTATCTGCTCAGCAGGGTTCTCGGGAGCGTGGTTGAACAGTATTTGCCACAGATCATCCTGGTTTCTGCCGGGTATGACGCGCATAAGGACGACACCATCAGCCGCATTCTCCTAACCACGCAGTGGTACGGGGTGGTGACGGAGTTGTTGAAGTTTCTAGCGCATGAAGCCTGCAATGATCGCCTGCTCTTTATTCTTGAAGGCGGATACAATCCTCTCAGCCTTGAATCATCGGTGCTGGCCACGGTGGACAGCCTGCTCCTGCCCCCCGGGAAACGTCCAGGAGTCAGCCACTCCGATCGCGGGGCCAAGATACTCGAGCAGCATCCACTGCACGCCTTTTGGACGCTGTGA
- a CDS encoding efflux RND transporter periplasmic adaptor subunit, producing MASLHLFSFAPLSVLALCCLLAGPIDAAEQPSGTQAETSVKVAQAQLQELPALIEVAGTLQAKESAAIAAKVTGIVTKIPVILGSSVKVGDLLVEISAGEIGARLSQAEAQLAQARRNLEREQNLLKKNASTADTVKSMRDQYNIALAGYNEAKSMLGYTAITAPFAGVVTRKMVNSGDLATPGTPLLYLENNRQLQVRSAVPESLVLQIHTGDRLMVRVDAAQVLVQGTVVEIAPAADPASRTAPVVIDLPDHPDLRSGQFARVQLPGAGTRGLLVPASAVVPVGQMDRVFVIKEGRAHLRLVRTGLKHQGMVEILSGLSAGETVAISDNRLLKNGQQVRVQP from the coding sequence ATGGCCAGCCTTCATCTGTTTTCATTCGCGCCCCTCTCTGTTCTTGCTCTCTGCTGCCTGCTGGCGGGGCCAATTGACGCCGCTGAGCAGCCAAGCGGAACTCAAGCCGAGACTTCCGTCAAGGTCGCCCAGGCGCAGCTGCAGGAGCTTCCCGCCCTGATCGAGGTGGCCGGCACCCTGCAGGCCAAGGAAAGTGCCGCCATTGCCGCCAAGGTGACCGGGATTGTCACCAAGATCCCGGTGATTCTCGGGTCATCGGTGAAGGTCGGCGATCTTCTGGTGGAAATTTCTGCAGGTGAAATTGGGGCCCGGCTCAGCCAGGCCGAGGCGCAACTGGCTCAGGCACGGCGCAATCTTGAGCGGGAACAGAATCTGCTCAAAAAAAATGCCTCCACCGCGGACACGGTCAAGAGCATGCGCGATCAATACAACATAGCCCTTGCCGGCTACAACGAGGCCAAGAGCATGCTCGGCTACACCGCCATCACAGCTCCCTTTGCCGGTGTCGTCACCCGCAAGATGGTCAACAGTGGTGATCTGGCCACCCCGGGTACGCCCTTGCTCTATCTGGAGAACAACCGGCAACTGCAGGTTCGTTCGGCGGTACCGGAGAGCCTGGTATTGCAGATCCATACCGGTGACCGCTTGATGGTCAGGGTGGACGCCGCCCAGGTATTGGTGCAGGGCACGGTGGTTGAAATCGCCCCTGCGGCCGATCCTGCATCGCGCACCGCACCGGTGGTGATCGATCTGCCCGACCACCCGGACCTGCGCTCCGGTCAGTTTGCCCGGGTCCAGCTGCCCGGTGCCGGTACCAGGGGGCTGCTTGTTCCTGCAAGCGCGGTGGTCCCCGTTGGTCAGATGGACCGGGTCTTTGTGATCAAGGAGGGACGCGCCCATCTGCGCCTGGTGCGCACCGGCCTGAAGCACCAGGGGATGGTGGAAATTCTTTCCGGTCTGAGCGCGGGGGAGACGGTGGCCATCTCCGATAATCGCTTGCTCAAAAACGGCCAGCAGGTACGGGTTCAGCCATGA
- a CDS encoding ATP-binding protein: MTHHSGSGDNRDELRDAIVGLGERSIRKSYYPELRAKIRDLDEQRIFFLSTLNSIPDGVVVMDASGEIKQANPALCRMFGYAQEELVGQPQTMLYEKGGEKFRHDDFPTAWSRRFMRKDGSVFLGETMENEINNDQGQRLGTLELVRDLSDQLSEIRRQRQLEEQLRQSQKMAAIGTLAGGIAHDFNNLLAAILGYAELALLKLPPGIALQREIRQILKAGGKASELVNQILAFSRKETTKRILLQPGVLLKEVIKLLRGTIPSTITIQEKIAATDRVILANPTQLHQVVMNLCTNAFHAVEDKGGVIVLSLEPVKKAIPESQGEREWIKISVKDNGCGIDPANLERIFEPYFTTKPSGKGTGMGLAVVHGIVESHEGRILVESTRGEGTTVQVYFPVVTGIETSQEQQRSQSLVGGSESILVVDDEQMVADYLKGFLEQLGYKITVCNDGNTALMTFEKNPQGFDVVITDQTMPGKTGFEIARSMLTLRPELPIILCSGYSSALSPERVSKAGIREFMMKPVSLHDLAPVIRSVLNKS, from the coding sequence ATGACTCATCACTCCGGTAGTGGAGACAACAGGGATGAACTGAGGGACGCGATTGTCGGTCTGGGGGAACGATCGATCCGTAAAAGTTATTACCCCGAATTGAGGGCGAAGATCCGTGATCTCGACGAACAGAGGATTTTTTTCCTCTCCACCCTCAACAGTATTCCCGATGGGGTGGTGGTGATGGATGCCTCCGGCGAGATCAAGCAGGCCAATCCCGCCCTGTGCCGCATGTTCGGTTATGCCCAAGAGGAGTTGGTTGGGCAGCCGCAGACCATGCTCTACGAAAAGGGTGGCGAAAAGTTCCGTCATGACGATTTCCCGACTGCCTGGAGCCGCAGGTTCATGCGCAAGGATGGCAGTGTATTCCTTGGCGAGACCATGGAAAACGAAATCAATAATGACCAGGGACAACGCCTCGGCACCCTGGAGTTGGTGCGCGATCTCAGTGATCAACTCTCCGAGATTCGACGTCAGCGACAGCTTGAGGAGCAGTTGCGCCAGTCGCAGAAGATGGCTGCCATCGGCACCCTGGCCGGTGGCATTGCCCATGACTTCAACAATCTGTTGGCTGCGATCCTGGGATACGCCGAACTGGCGTTGTTGAAATTGCCGCCGGGTATCGCCCTGCAGCGGGAAATTCGGCAGATTCTCAAGGCTGGCGGCAAGGCCTCGGAATTGGTCAATCAGATACTGGCCTTCAGCCGCAAGGAGACCACCAAGCGCATTCTGCTCCAACCCGGAGTGCTGCTCAAGGAGGTGATCAAGCTCCTGCGGGGAACCATTCCCTCGACCATTACCATTCAGGAAAAGATTGCTGCCACTGACCGGGTTATCCTTGCCAACCCCACCCAACTGCATCAGGTGGTGATGAACCTCTGCACCAACGCCTTTCATGCGGTTGAGGACAAGGGCGGGGTCATCGTCCTCAGTTTGGAGCCGGTGAAAAAAGCCATCCCGGAGTCCCAGGGTGAACGGGAGTGGATTAAAATTTCGGTCAAGGATAACGGCTGCGGCATCGATCCGGCCAATCTGGAACGTATTTTCGAACCCTACTTCACCACCAAACCCAGCGGCAAGGGAACCGGCATGGGGTTGGCCGTGGTGCATGGCATTGTCGAGAGCCACGAGGGGCGAATCCTGGTGGAGAGCACCCGAGGGGAAGGAACCACGGTCCAGGTGTACTTTCCGGTGGTGACCGGAATCGAAACATCGCAGGAACAGCAGCGGTCGCAGTCCCTGGTGGGGGGCAGCGAATCGATCCTGGTGGTGGATGACGAGCAAATGGTGGCTGATTATCTCAAGGGGTTTCTCGAACAGCTCGGTTACAAAATTACGGTGTGCAACGACGGTAACACCGCTCTGATGACCTTTGAGAAGAATCCCCAGGGTTTTGATGTGGTCATCACCGACCAAACCATGCCCGGAAAGACCGGGTTCGAGATTGCCCGTAGCATGCTGACCCTGCGGCCGGAATTACCGATCATCCTCTGTTCGGGGTACAGTTCGGCGCTCTCGCCGGAGCGGGTGAGCAAGGCCGGTATCCGCGAGTTCATGATGAAACCGGTCTCCCTCCACGATCTGGCGCCGGTGATACGTTCGGTCCTCAATAAAAGCTGA